From Roseibium alexandrii DFL-11, the proteins below share one genomic window:
- a CDS encoding MFS transporter, with protein MSRSRFLPRQAMLIIALQLTNSMCVSSLVPMMGYFIVDGLGADPWQIGLYTGLVAPLTLLTNRWAGERLDRGVLVRPQLFIAVIAFLAVAGLLTQTTELWLLLALVAPLMSLSNMGSGIIFTYGRLYADRAGVDIGRMNSWLRMSVSLAWMIGPAAAFSIAAQFGCQAAFISAFGLGLVYLVLWHVVMPKGFRAPPKDTSSTDKDPINWGLIMAGVICLTFVITNSLFVSVMPLYFIDQVGLPGFTPGLSLSVKCLLEVIIILASVRLAERFGVRTILLFSAGLAGIDMLLFAQVTEVWQVAAVAVLEGVHYGLFAGVAITFVQSFAPDRPGRATAVYMNSLFLGGMIGSVSMGFIASAVDYRAVLFVASAVSLAGMAVLLATARLRPSPETKPVRGAF; from the coding sequence GTGTCCCGTTCCAGATTTTTGCCGCGGCAAGCAATGCTGATCATTGCGCTGCAGCTGACCAACAGTATGTGTGTGTCGTCGCTCGTCCCGATGATGGGATATTTCATCGTCGATGGGCTGGGCGCAGATCCATGGCAAATCGGGCTCTACACCGGACTTGTGGCACCGCTCACCTTGCTGACCAACCGATGGGCCGGCGAACGGCTGGACCGGGGAGTGTTGGTCCGTCCGCAGCTTTTTATTGCCGTAATCGCCTTCCTTGCCGTTGCCGGTCTCCTGACACAGACAACAGAACTCTGGCTTTTGCTGGCACTCGTCGCCCCCTTGATGAGCCTTTCCAACATGGGCTCGGGGATCATCTTCACCTACGGCCGCCTTTATGCAGATCGGGCCGGTGTCGATATCGGCAGAATGAATTCCTGGCTGCGCATGTCGGTTTCGCTTGCCTGGATGATAGGCCCGGCAGCCGCGTTTTCGATCGCAGCACAGTTCGGCTGTCAGGCTGCCTTTATCAGCGCCTTTGGGCTCGGTCTGGTGTATCTCGTGTTGTGGCATGTCGTGATGCCGAAAGGCTTTCGTGCGCCGCCCAAAGACACGTCATCCACCGACAAGGATCCCATCAACTGGGGTCTTATAATGGCGGGGGTGATCTGCCTTACCTTCGTCATTACCAATTCCCTGTTTGTCTCAGTGATGCCGCTTTACTTCATCGATCAAGTCGGCCTGCCTGGATTTACACCCGGTTTGTCGCTGTCGGTGAAATGCCTTCTGGAGGTCATCATCATTCTGGCATCCGTCCGCCTGGCAGAACGGTTTGGTGTCCGTACGATTCTGCTCTTTTCAGCAGGTCTTGCAGGCATCGACATGTTGTTGTTTGCGCAGGTGACTGAAGTCTGGCAGGTCGCGGCGGTCGCTGTTTTGGAAGGCGTTCATTATGGCCTCTTCGCCGGGGTGGCGATTACATTCGTGCAGAGCTTCGCACCTGACCGGCCCGGACGAGCGACAGCGGTTTACATGAACAGCCTGTTTTTAGGCGGTATGATCGGCAGCGTTTCAATGGGTTTCATCGCCTCGGCTGTCGATTATCGCGCTGTGCTGTTTGTCGCCTCGGCAGTATCTTTGGCAGGAATGGCCGTTTTGCTCGCCACCGCCCGGTTGAGGCCCTCTCCGGAAACAAAGCCGGTTCGAGGTGCCTTCTAA
- a CDS encoding DUF2244 domain-containing protein, with protein sequence MSGNNSDQSRFDNTESEDRPFFTAVLTPYRSLGPNGFLILMFCLGLISFVAGAVFWSMGAWPVFGFFGLDMALIWLAFRLNYASARQFEEIRLSRYEILVRKVGPGKRNLEYRFNPMWVRLSVDKIEDEGVTKISLTSRGETVDLGNFLNPEDRTSFAGAMTNALATAKAGGV encoded by the coding sequence ATGAGCGGGAACAATTCAGATCAGAGCCGTTTTGACAATACGGAAAGCGAAGACCGGCCGTTTTTTACAGCTGTTCTGACGCCCTACCGGTCGCTTGGGCCAAACGGGTTCCTGATCCTCATGTTCTGTCTGGGCCTTATCAGTTTTGTTGCCGGTGCCGTGTTCTGGAGCATGGGGGCCTGGCCGGTGTTTGGGTTCTTTGGCCTCGACATGGCTTTGATCTGGTTGGCGTTCCGGTTGAATTACGCCTCCGCGCGGCAGTTTGAAGAAATTCGCCTGTCCCGTTATGAAATCCTTGTCCGCAAGGTCGGTCCTGGCAAACGGAATCTTGAATACCGGTTTAATCCGATGTGGGTGCGCTTGTCCGTCGACAAGATTGAGGACGAAGGTGTGACCAAGATCTCTCTCACCAGCCGAGGAGAGACCGTTGACCTCGGCAATTTCTTAAACCCGGAAGACCGCACGAGCTTTGCTGGCGCTATGACAAATGCCCTTGCAACAGCGAAAGCCGGCGGCGTTTAG